A region of Novipirellula aureliae DNA encodes the following proteins:
- a CDS encoding phage portal protein — MLKRLSGIIEQLRGGNVSPSATSGRSPRQPFFSRLRAKYDAANTTLDNMKHWSRADGLSAAAANSPDVRRTLRNRSRYEVANNSYARGITLTLANDVVGTGPRLQMRTPDDAANRFVEAEFFAWAEAVGLAEKLRTMRLARVSDGESFGLLTSNERVDTTVKLDMRLIEADQVASPTLVADRSRYIDGIQFDADGNAISYDVLREHPGDVTFTSDERYDTVPAAAVLHYFRCDRPGQIRGIPDITPALPLFAQLRRFTLAVLAAAETAADFAGILYTDAPANGEADAAEPFEPIELEKRMLLTMPGGWKMAQMRSEQPSTTYAEFKKEILNEIARCLNMPFNVAAGNSSGYNYASGRLDHQTYFKSIRVEQTQLARVVLDRLLNAWLREAILIEGYLPNSLRTLDSTFEHQWFWDGHEHVDPAKEANAQKIRLSNHTTTLAIEFARQGRDWETELKQRAKEVSLMRELGLSASDETQPQPSTKVTEDNAEDNASP, encoded by the coding sequence ATGCTGAAACGTCTGTCAGGGATAATCGAGCAATTGCGTGGCGGGAATGTGTCTCCTTCTGCCACCTCTGGACGCTCGCCCCGGCAGCCCTTTTTTTCGCGGCTTCGTGCCAAGTACGACGCTGCGAATACGACGCTCGACAACATGAAACATTGGTCCCGTGCTGATGGTCTGTCGGCCGCCGCGGCGAATAGTCCTGACGTGAGGCGAACGCTTCGCAATCGTTCGCGATACGAGGTCGCGAATAACAGCTACGCTCGCGGGATAACATTGACGCTGGCGAATGATGTCGTTGGCACTGGACCGCGTTTGCAAATGCGGACGCCGGATGATGCCGCGAATCGTTTTGTTGAAGCAGAGTTTTTCGCTTGGGCCGAAGCGGTTGGTTTGGCCGAAAAGCTGCGAACGATGCGGCTGGCTCGTGTTTCCGATGGCGAATCGTTTGGATTGCTGACCAGCAACGAACGTGTCGACACGACGGTAAAACTCGACATGCGACTAATTGAGGCAGACCAAGTCGCCTCGCCGACGCTGGTCGCGGACCGCTCACGATACATCGACGGCATTCAGTTTGATGCCGACGGAAACGCGATCAGCTACGACGTGCTTCGCGAGCATCCTGGCGATGTAACGTTCACGAGCGACGAAAGATATGACACGGTGCCTGCCGCCGCGGTGCTGCACTATTTCCGTTGTGATCGGCCGGGACAGATTCGTGGTATTCCCGACATCACGCCGGCACTGCCATTATTCGCACAACTTCGCCGGTTCACGCTCGCGGTACTTGCGGCTGCCGAAACGGCCGCCGATTTCGCCGGGATTCTCTACACCGACGCGCCGGCCAATGGTGAAGCCGACGCTGCCGAACCATTCGAGCCAATCGAACTCGAGAAGCGAATGCTGCTCACGATGCCCGGCGGATGGAAGATGGCTCAAATGAGGTCGGAGCAACCTTCGACCACATACGCAGAGTTCAAGAAAGAGATCCTCAACGAGATCGCTCGTTGTTTGAATATGCCATTCAATGTCGCTGCTGGGAATTCTAGCGGTTACAACTACGCCAGTGGGCGGCTCGATCACCAAACCTACTTCAAATCGATCCGTGTTGAGCAAACCCAACTCGCTCGCGTCGTTCTGGATCGCTTGTTGAATGCTTGGCTTCGCGAAGCCATCCTCATCGAGGGCTATCTGCCCAATTCGCTTCGCACGCTCGACTCGACGTTCGAGCATCAATGGTTTTGGGATGGTCACGAGCATGTGGATCCCGCCAAAGAAGCCAACGCCCAAAAGATCCGTCTCTCAAATCATACGACTACTCTGGCCATCGAATTTGCGCGGCAGGGGCGTGATTGGGAGACGGAACTCAAACAGCGTGCCAAAGAAGTATCGCTGATGCGTGAGCTTGGTCTATCGGCCAGCGATGAAACACAACCCCAACCCTCAACCAAGGTCACGGAAGACAATGCCGAAGACAACGCCAGTCCGTAG
- a CDS encoding HD domain-containing protein, with the protein MHDLPTCKLTSRLEATSKDSTLPSTLDSIVRNFASHVAPLLAQTNQLFDEFTPHDESNHIQSLFRIVDELLDSKVEQLNGVEACILACSIYGHDWGMAVSNDEKSAIVTGKPPQHTAFALLPKEHHLWSQFANEAGIETNQFGFVREEAMVEKELWRNYVRLTHAERSRQRIEAYFKEDTRHLGIAVGEVSAAHGMEISDIRCMGEKRPVAGKQVNLKALAIYMRLIDLLDIGSNRTPYSLWKFVNPKNMYSATEWKKHHILDAVSIDSCEEANIPRQICVHGKTSDHRLFSALLDLKRYCHAQIEENIQALRACLNYGLGNIELDWQVQPVGFVPIDIRFKFDRTAMIKLIGGEIYDSDPYVFLRELLQNAIDATRLRADLYKADNDASPGRQSIRFVVTHDNAGNPTISITDDGVGMDQYIVTEYLACIGKSYYISKDFERLKSEIKPISRFGVGLLSCFEVADLVTIQTRKDPRWGSSEGLLVEISEPTQQFRVSNLGENTGPIGTSVEVVLSEQKLTNSWLANCGGFNATSYLKSLAGFCPTPILIDEGGMHTLIVSADSTAEECKNLSLQYPAYELYKHSNYPLPEIYIDAIAQGHSGVLYTERQLTFCRTIDGIEFSGTIRFLEPSDDLLESYVIEGVGQWGTNASVKNLTNTVHVRWPSPPPSPSNPTSDDCVPPSIRSKDNVDVFVQGIKVPECNFEMQCFAGGSPRPHFAVNLNPVATELKVTLSRRAIRNSIDPVRKIVFDTINDYVRKTFGNDFEKGNLAERCRVVARVKRYWPCEIGNVFPMVSFPIGVFHGNGELFLKTVGELPNEIETVSNAFMTDRRHSKQWPDIEKWLKGVRCDSERVLGHGREVVVDSLGFCYRDNVAAEWLSLSAVFRNIISRVFEVTGFHGHLIDGDYHLFTLRRKREVFAERETFHLGYSKFKAFPISGEMSDCVCVLSIESRFSRSSILCTHFNSLHPAAPAIQRAFCRYESDRSRLNKAEQKRLEIFYEELSLWRTSYQNYRGGRFENILPEWLKTFCLLCVECSLCEFTESEMEALSGPMRVEICYR; encoded by the coding sequence ATGCACGACCTCCCTACATGCAAGCTTACCTCGAGGCTTGAAGCGACAAGCAAGGACTCAACACTACCTAGCACTCTTGATTCGATCGTTCGCAATTTCGCATCACATGTCGCTCCACTACTAGCACAAACTAATCAGCTATTCGACGAGTTTACGCCACATGACGAGTCCAATCACATCCAATCACTATTTCGCATAGTAGATGAGTTGCTCGACAGCAAGGTCGAACAGCTGAACGGTGTGGAAGCATGCATATTGGCATGCTCTATTTACGGCCATGACTGGGGTATGGCAGTGAGTAACGATGAGAAATCTGCCATCGTGACCGGCAAACCACCGCAGCACACTGCATTTGCACTTCTTCCAAAGGAACACCACCTATGGTCCCAATTTGCGAACGAAGCAGGCATCGAGACAAATCAATTTGGGTTTGTGAGGGAGGAGGCAATGGTAGAAAAGGAATTGTGGCGAAACTATGTGCGTCTGACTCACGCCGAACGGAGCAGGCAACGGATTGAAGCGTATTTCAAGGAAGACACTCGGCATCTCGGTATCGCAGTCGGTGAAGTTTCAGCCGCTCACGGCATGGAAATCTCGGATATTCGATGCATGGGCGAGAAGAGGCCGGTGGCTGGAAAACAAGTCAACTTGAAGGCTCTTGCCATTTACATGCGGCTCATTGACCTCCTGGACATCGGAAGCAATCGAACCCCATATTCTTTGTGGAAATTCGTGAATCCGAAAAACATGTACTCCGCTACCGAATGGAAGAAACATCACATCCTTGATGCGGTGTCGATCGACTCATGCGAAGAAGCCAACATCCCCAGGCAGATATGCGTACACGGCAAGACATCTGATCACAGACTCTTCTCTGCACTGCTTGATCTCAAACGCTATTGTCACGCTCAAATTGAAGAAAACATCCAGGCATTGCGTGCATGTTTGAACTATGGACTGGGAAACATCGAACTGGACTGGCAGGTGCAACCGGTAGGTTTTGTCCCAATAGATATCCGTTTCAAATTCGATCGGACAGCCATGATCAAATTGATTGGTGGGGAAATCTACGATAGCGACCCTTACGTGTTTTTACGAGAGTTGCTTCAAAATGCAATCGATGCCACTCGCTTAAGGGCAGATCTTTACAAGGCCGACAATGACGCTTCGCCAGGAAGACAGTCGATACGGTTTGTCGTTACGCACGATAACGCCGGAAATCCAACTATATCGATAACGGACGACGGTGTGGGGATGGATCAATATATCGTCACTGAGTATTTGGCATGCATCGGAAAAAGCTACTACATAAGCAAAGATTTCGAGAGGCTTAAAAGCGAAATTAAACCCATCTCACGATTTGGCGTTGGGTTGCTGAGTTGCTTTGAGGTAGCGGATTTAGTTACAATACAAACAAGAAAAGATCCCAGGTGGGGATCTTCCGAAGGGCTTCTGGTTGAAATCTCGGAGCCTACACAGCAATTTCGTGTCAGCAACTTAGGCGAAAACACGGGCCCAATTGGCACGTCGGTAGAGGTAGTACTGTCAGAACAAAAGCTAACTAATAGTTGGCTTGCAAATTGCGGGGGCTTCAATGCGACAAGTTACCTTAAGTCGTTAGCGGGGTTCTGCCCCACGCCCATCCTCATCGATGAAGGGGGCATGCATACTTTGATTGTCTCTGCCGATTCGACCGCTGAAGAGTGCAAGAACCTCAGCCTTCAATACCCCGCGTATGAGCTCTACAAACACTCCAATTATCCGCTTCCCGAAATCTACATTGATGCGATTGCTCAAGGGCATTCAGGAGTTTTGTATACCGAACGGCAACTAACATTCTGCCGCACGATTGATGGCATTGAATTCAGTGGCACGATCAGATTCCTTGAACCATCCGACGATCTGTTAGAATCATACGTTATTGAAGGGGTCGGCCAATGGGGCACCAATGCTTCTGTCAAAAACCTAACAAACACAGTCCATGTTCGCTGGCCGTCGCCGCCCCCAAGCCCTAGCAATCCAACTAGTGACGACTGTGTCCCTCCTAGCATACGGTCCAAAGATAACGTAGATGTCTTTGTTCAGGGAATCAAGGTGCCTGAGTGCAATTTTGAAATGCAATGTTTTGCTGGTGGCAGTCCAAGACCTCACTTCGCGGTAAACCTCAATCCTGTCGCCACGGAATTGAAGGTAACATTGTCACGAAGGGCGATCCGCAATTCAATTGATCCGGTACGTAAAATTGTCTTTGATACAATCAACGATTATGTGCGAAAGACGTTTGGCAATGACTTCGAAAAAGGTAATTTAGCTGAACGTTGTCGTGTCGTCGCTCGAGTCAAACGCTATTGGCCATGTGAGATCGGCAATGTATTTCCAATGGTTAGTTTTCCTATCGGCGTATTTCATGGCAATGGCGAACTATTTCTCAAAACTGTTGGAGAGCTTCCAAACGAAATCGAGACTGTCTCCAACGCATTCATGACTGACCGTCGCCATTCTAAGCAATGGCCAGACATTGAGAAATGGCTCAAAGGTGTTCGCTGTGACTCAGAACGTGTCCTAGGCCATGGTCGTGAAGTTGTAGTGGACAGCCTTGGATTCTGTTATCGTGATAATGTTGCAGCAGAATGGCTTTCACTCAGCGCAGTGTTTCGCAACATAATCTCGAGAGTTTTTGAAGTAACTGGATTCCATGGACACTTGATAGACGGCGACTATCACCTGTTCACGCTCCGTCGAAAAAGAGAAGTTTTTGCTGAACGCGAGACGTTTCATTTAGGATATTCAAAATTTAAAGCTTTTCCGATTTCGGGGGAAATGAGTGATTGTGTTTGCGTCCTGTCCATCGAGAGCAGGTTTAGCAGATCGTCGATATTGTGTACACACTTCAACTCGCTTCACCCGGCTGCACCTGCCATACAGCGAGCGTTTTGTCGATACGAATCGGATCGTTCGCGACTGAACAAAGCGGAACAAAAGCGTCTAGAGATCTTCTATGAAGAGCTTAGTTTGTGGAGGACGTCCTATCAGAATTATCGTGGTGGTCGGTTCGAAAATATTCTTCCAGAATGGCTCAAGACCTTCTGCTTGCTGTGTGTCGAATGTAGCCTATGTGAGTTTACTGAATCTGAAATGGAGGCCCTCTCCGGGCCGATGCGTGTGGAAATTTGCTATCGCTGA
- a CDS encoding terminase gpA endonuclease subunit produces the protein MAIDILRMKPSECCRTLNSTSLATVINERQLYRYRTEAGLRIGDGTHVNLLQFTAWLIEKRHTPNPPADADPYGKVKDKARARNAAIALAGRDIGGLPVVEDPQRKTMAANSFRFFCEAYFSLTFHLPWSPDHLKVIERIEEAVVRGGLFSLAMARGSGKSSLAEVACIWAVLNGYRDFVCLIGSDEGHACDMLDSIKTELDANELLLADYPEVCFPIQALDGISNRANGQLYQGKRTQIGWTAKEVVLPTIADSKASGAIIKVAGLTGRIRGMKFKRPDGKTVRPSLVVLDDPQTDESARSLSQCANREAILAGAVLGLAGPGKKISGIMPCTVIRPGDMADSILDRDKHPEWNGARTRMVNSFPTNETLWERYAEIRAEGLRAGDGGAAGTEFYRQNRRAMDEGAEVSWKQRFNHDELSAIQHAMNLKLQDEAAFFAEYQNEPLPVETVDADQLTAEQVANKINGMSRCCVPISGNHLTAFIDVQGKLLFYVVAAWEDDFTGYVVDYGSFPDQKRPYFTLRDARHTLATEGTGLEGSLYAGMEKLTTDLLGREWQRDDGAAMKIERCLIDANWGHSTNVVYQFCRQSPHASILLPSHGRFVGASSSPFSEYKRRPGDRVGLNWRVPSVHGKRAIRHVIYDTNWWKSFTHARLAVAMGDRGCLSIFGDRAEQHRLFAEQVTAEYFVKTEGRGRTVDEWKARPEQPDNHWLDCLVGCAVGASMQGALLFGTDNHVASRRERVSFKELQRRKKG, from the coding sequence GTGGCGATTGATATTCTTAGAATGAAGCCGAGCGAGTGCTGTCGAACGCTCAATAGCACTTCGCTGGCAACGGTGATCAACGAACGGCAGCTCTATCGCTACCGAACCGAAGCAGGCCTTCGCATCGGTGACGGAACGCACGTGAACTTGTTGCAGTTCACTGCTTGGCTAATCGAGAAACGCCACACACCAAACCCGCCTGCCGATGCAGATCCCTACGGCAAGGTTAAAGACAAGGCTCGAGCACGAAACGCTGCGATCGCTCTGGCAGGTCGCGACATCGGTGGCTTGCCAGTCGTTGAGGATCCGCAGCGTAAAACGATGGCAGCCAATAGCTTTCGCTTTTTCTGCGAGGCGTATTTTTCGCTGACGTTTCACCTGCCTTGGTCGCCGGACCACTTGAAGGTGATCGAGCGCATTGAAGAAGCCGTCGTTCGCGGCGGACTATTTTCGCTAGCGATGGCACGCGGTAGTGGCAAGAGTTCGCTTGCGGAGGTTGCCTGCATCTGGGCAGTGCTCAATGGCTATCGTGATTTCGTCTGCCTGATCGGTAGCGACGAAGGTCACGCTTGCGACATGCTCGATTCAATCAAAACCGAACTGGACGCCAACGAACTGCTACTGGCCGACTACCCAGAGGTCTGTTTCCCAATCCAAGCGTTGGACGGCATCTCCAACCGGGCCAACGGACAACTCTATCAAGGCAAACGAACCCAAATCGGCTGGACCGCGAAAGAGGTCGTTCTACCGACGATCGCTGACAGCAAGGCGAGCGGCGCAATTATCAAGGTCGCCGGATTGACCGGACGCATCCGCGGCATGAAGTTTAAACGCCCTGATGGCAAGACAGTAAGACCTTCGTTGGTTGTCTTAGATGACCCTCAGACGGACGAGTCCGCGAGATCACTTTCGCAATGCGCGAACCGTGAAGCGATCCTCGCTGGCGCGGTGCTTGGACTCGCCGGACCTGGCAAAAAGATCTCCGGCATCATGCCATGCACAGTGATCCGCCCCGGCGACATGGCTGACAGCATTCTGGACCGCGACAAGCATCCCGAGTGGAACGGTGCGAGGACACGAATGGTCAACTCGTTCCCAACCAACGAAACGCTGTGGGAACGCTACGCCGAGATTCGTGCCGAAGGTTTGCGTGCTGGCGACGGTGGCGCTGCGGGTACGGAGTTTTATCGCCAGAACCGCCGGGCAATGGACGAAGGTGCTGAGGTTTCATGGAAACAACGCTTCAATCACGACGAGCTGTCGGCGATCCAACACGCAATGAATTTGAAGCTGCAAGACGAAGCGGCCTTTTTCGCCGAGTACCAGAATGAACCATTGCCGGTAGAAACCGTAGATGCCGACCAACTCACCGCCGAGCAAGTCGCCAATAAGATCAACGGAATGAGTCGGTGTTGCGTCCCGATTTCCGGCAACCATCTCACTGCTTTCATCGACGTCCAGGGCAAACTACTGTTCTACGTTGTCGCCGCCTGGGAGGACGATTTCACCGGCTACGTCGTCGATTACGGATCATTCCCCGATCAGAAGCGTCCCTACTTCACGCTCCGCGACGCCAGGCACACGCTCGCGACCGAAGGCACCGGCCTCGAAGGCTCGCTCTATGCCGGCATGGAAAAGCTGACCACCGACTTGCTCGGCCGAGAATGGCAACGCGACGACGGCGCGGCTATGAAGATCGAACGCTGCCTCATCGACGCCAACTGGGGCCACTCCACCAACGTCGTCTACCAGTTCTGCCGACAAAGTCCCCACGCATCGATCCTTCTTCCTTCACACGGTCGTTTTGTTGGCGCATCCTCTAGTCCTTTCAGCGAATACAAACGTCGGCCTGGCGATCGAGTTGGCCTCAACTGGCGAGTCCCCTCGGTCCACGGCAAGCGAGCGATCCGCCACGTCATTTACGACACGAATTGGTGGAAGTCGTTCACGCACGCCCGACTCGCCGTCGCGATGGGCGATCGCGGTTGCCTTTCCATCTTCGGCGACCGCGCCGAGCAACACCGCCTGTTCGCCGAGCAAGTCACCGCCGAATACTTCGTCAAGACAGAGGGGCGCGGACGAACTGTGGACGAATGGAAGGCGAGGCCAGAGCAACCCGACAATCACTGGCTCGATTGTCTTGTCGGATGTGCCGTTGGAGCTTCGATGCAGGGTGCGTTGCTGTTTGGGACGGATAATCATGTGGCTAGCCGTCGCGAACGAGTTAGTTTCAAAGAGCTTCAACGCCGAAAGAAGGGATAA
- a CDS encoding amidoligase family protein, translated as MHANNIAFGIEFETTLPSNDTTPIGGYHNGTQVPWLPTGWKAERDSSIRTLAPNRKGCEFVSPKLRGYQGLRQVEDALDKINEHGARVNYSCGVHVTIEFNGDAAALSRLISLVGNHERAIYASTGTKRRERTNWAKTVKAYGNKDEAKRRCESDRYHLLNLTHLARGRNRIEFRAFAGTTNKAKALGYIQMCIGLVELALNTKRCSGWDYAKKPGTKSCWDRPGAGEGETELNRLFYRLGWTKGWYKGELRNKRFGELSAADQTCDWKATKRKLLEMARKYDRAA; from the coding sequence ATGCACGCCAACAACATCGCCTTCGGTATCGAATTCGAAACGACCTTGCCCTCGAACGACACAACGCCGATCGGCGGATACCACAACGGAACGCAGGTCCCTTGGCTGCCGACGGGATGGAAAGCCGAACGCGACAGCAGCATTCGAACGCTCGCCCCCAACCGCAAAGGATGCGAATTCGTATCGCCGAAACTTCGCGGCTACCAAGGGCTCCGCCAAGTAGAAGACGCCCTCGACAAAATCAACGAACACGGCGCACGGGTAAACTACTCTTGCGGCGTACACGTCACGATCGAATTCAACGGCGACGCCGCGGCCCTTTCCCGCCTGATCAGCTTGGTCGGAAACCACGAACGAGCCATCTACGCATCGACGGGAACGAAACGACGCGAACGAACCAACTGGGCCAAAACGGTCAAAGCCTACGGCAACAAAGACGAAGCCAAACGACGCTGCGAATCGGACCGCTACCACCTTTTGAACCTGACACACTTGGCTCGCGGCCGAAACCGAATCGAATTCCGGGCCTTCGCCGGTACGACCAACAAGGCCAAGGCTCTCGGCTACATTCAAATGTGCATCGGCTTGGTAGAGCTCGCCTTGAATACAAAACGCTGCAGCGGATGGGACTACGCGAAAAAACCTGGAACCAAGAGCTGCTGGGATCGCCCCGGCGCGGGCGAAGGCGAAACGGAACTGAACCGGCTCTTCTACCGGCTCGGCTGGACCAAGGGTTGGTACAAGGGCGAACTGCGAAACAAACGGTTCGGCGAACTTTCGGCCGCCGACCAAACCTGCGACTGGAAGGCAACCAAAAGGAAACTTTTGGAAATGGCCCGTAAGTATGACCGGGCGGCTTAA
- a CDS encoding winged helix-turn-helix domain-containing protein, giving the protein MKKADVKIGGEYFATVTNKKVTVRIEAENHNGGWDATNLSTGKKVRIKTAGRLHGLARATVTPATETPASETRARKRVEKKTNDNAGGEKKLSCVKAALKVLTDSGEPMNSQEMITAMVDAGLWESPGGKTPHATLYSAILRDMKRGDESRFVKTERGRFTARA; this is encoded by the coding sequence ATGAAGAAGGCAGACGTAAAGATTGGCGGCGAATACTTCGCAACGGTCACCAACAAAAAGGTGACGGTGCGTATTGAAGCAGAAAACCATAATGGAGGCTGGGACGCCACGAATCTTTCGACGGGAAAGAAGGTGCGAATCAAAACGGCCGGTCGGTTGCACGGTTTGGCGCGAGCCACTGTGACGCCGGCAACCGAAACGCCCGCAAGCGAAACGCGGGCACGAAAACGCGTCGAGAAGAAAACGAACGATAACGCCGGTGGCGAAAAGAAGCTCTCTTGCGTCAAAGCCGCGTTGAAGGTTCTGACCGACAGCGGCGAACCGATGAACTCGCAAGAGATGATTACCGCGATGGTCGACGCCGGACTGTGGGAAAGCCCTGGCGGTAAGACTCCGCACGCCACGCTGTACTCGGCGATCCTCCGCGACATGAAACGCGGCGATGAAAGCCGCTTCGTTAAAACGGAACGAGGCCGGTTCACGGCGAGAGCATAG
- a CDS encoding DUF4314 domain-containing protein produces MQNNLKAGDRVRLISMTDDFDPIPAGTPGTVVGVYPHGDWTQVDVDWDTDRSLMLSIPPDQVAIVATEADKTN; encoded by the coding sequence ATGCAAAACAATCTCAAGGCGGGTGACCGCGTACGCTTAATTTCGATGACCGATGATTTCGACCCGATTCCCGCCGGAACGCCCGGAACGGTCGTCGGTGTCTATCCTCACGGCGACTGGACGCAGGTCGATGTCGATTGGGACACAGACCGGTCACTGATGCTTTCCATTCCACCGGACCAAGTGGCAATCGTTGCCACCGAGGCCGACAAAACGAACTAA
- a CDS encoding DNA modification methylase: MQVEMWSLDRIKPYENNPRLNDDAVDAVVQSINEFGFRQPIVVDTDGVIIVGHTRFKAAKKIGLTDVPVHVARDMEPDAVRAYRIADNRTGENAEWDFDLLPLEMGALQDAGFNCELLGFDADELSMLLDPGVGQGLTDPDDVPEPPDDAITQRDDIWILGDHRLMCGDSTSVEDLDRLLNGATIQLCNTDPPYNVKVEPRSKNAIAAGNSSFEAGKGKTKDGPKKMRAKDRPLANDFVSDEEFDRLLKAWFGNIARVLEPGRCFYIWGGFSNIANYPPVLSSNGLYFSQAIIWDKMHPVMTRKDFMGAHEWAFYGWREGAGHKYFGPNNATDLWHIKKIPPQQLEHLTGKPAELAVKAMQYSSRRGDNVLDLFGGSGSTLIGAEQTGRKAFLMELDPPYCDVIVDRYQRFTGKPAILERTGESPIPVGKREENMR; this comes from the coding sequence ATGCAGGTCGAAATGTGGTCGCTTGATCGAATCAAGCCTTACGAGAATAATCCGCGTTTGAATGACGATGCCGTTGACGCGGTCGTTCAGAGCATCAATGAGTTCGGTTTCCGCCAGCCGATCGTCGTTGACACCGACGGCGTCATCATCGTTGGTCACACCCGGTTCAAAGCCGCCAAGAAAATCGGGTTGACCGATGTCCCGGTTCACGTCGCACGGGACATGGAACCCGACGCGGTCCGCGCCTACCGGATCGCCGACAATCGTACTGGCGAGAACGCCGAATGGGATTTTGATCTACTTCCACTCGAAATGGGAGCGTTGCAAGACGCAGGTTTCAATTGTGAACTGCTCGGTTTCGATGCCGACGAACTGTCGATGCTGCTTGATCCCGGTGTCGGCCAAGGATTGACCGATCCCGATGATGTCCCTGAGCCGCCCGACGACGCTATCACTCAACGTGACGACATTTGGATCCTCGGCGATCACCGTTTGATGTGTGGTGACTCGACCAGCGTCGAAGACCTGGACCGGCTTTTGAATGGCGCGACGATTCAATTGTGCAATACAGACCCGCCGTACAACGTGAAGGTTGAACCTCGTAGCAAGAACGCAATCGCGGCCGGCAACAGTTCCTTCGAAGCTGGCAAGGGCAAGACCAAAGACGGTCCCAAGAAGATGCGTGCCAAGGACCGACCACTGGCCAACGACTTTGTTTCGGACGAGGAGTTCGATCGGCTGTTGAAAGCCTGGTTCGGCAACATCGCTCGCGTTTTGGAACCCGGCCGATGCTTCTATATCTGGGGAGGCTTTTCGAACATCGCAAACTATCCACCCGTGTTGTCATCAAACGGCTTGTATTTTTCGCAAGCCATCATCTGGGACAAGATGCACCCGGTCATGACGAGAAAGGATTTCATGGGTGCCCACGAATGGGCATTCTACGGATGGCGTGAAGGGGCGGGCCACAAGTACTTCGGCCCAAACAACGCGACCGATCTTTGGCACATCAAAAAGATTCCGCCACAACAATTGGAACACCTGACCGGCAAACCGGCGGAACTCGCTGTGAAGGCAATGCAGTATTCGTCTCGCAGGGGCGACAATGTGCTTGACTTGTTCGGCGGCAGCGGATCAACATTGATCGGCGCGGAGCAAACCGGACGCAAGGCGTTCTTGATGGAACTCGATCCGCCGTACTGTGACGTGATCGTCGACCGCTACCAACGATTCACCGGCAAACCAGCGATATTGGAACGGACCGGCGAATCACCGATCCCCGTCGGCAAGCGTGAGGAGAATATGCGCTGA